In a genomic window of Infirmifilum sp. NZ:
- a CDS encoding 50S ribosomal protein L11 methyltransferase: MSEPCPLTESREGKAVIRHCDLKSYANSRGFVDPAWAPVFYNPRMKCSRDLSTVILSAYVKLSARKEVSVIDVMSGTGVRGIRYVLEVPGVSQVILNDVDPKAALLARENVALNGVTDVVKVFSKEAHEILASTKAEVVDLDPFGTPAPFIHPALRAVRHGGLLCATATDLPPLLGIYPSACIRKYFSKALEAEFSREQAVRVLLYFIAREAAKLGRVIRPFYSYYLDHHIRVCVIVEKKERSGFLEENLGFILYNPKTLERRLVVLSQASEMCGGRLAGGGWVVGGPVWIGELWDSEASQEISREYMARQAELNLCRKGLSVATKIDQERDKPPLYYTTENVASTYKLAEERSARQLVEQLALKGYPSSLTHFDEKGFRTTANVADILEAWQAR, encoded by the coding sequence ATGAGCGAGCCCTGCCCGCTGACCGAAAGTAGAGAGGGGAAGGCCGTTATACGTCACTGCGATCTAAAATCGTATGCAAACAGCAGGGGCTTCGTGGATCCGGCATGGGCTCCAGTCTTCTACAACCCTCGTATGAAGTGCTCCAGGGATCTTTCAACGGTAATTCTCTCGGCGTATGTTAAACTATCAGCGAGAAAGGAGGTTTCTGTAATCGATGTTATGTCGGGCACAGGTGTTCGCGGAATACGCTATGTTCTCGAGGTTCCAGGTGTATCACAGGTTATACTTAATGACGTTGACCCGAAGGCCGCCCTCCTAGCTCGGGAAAATGTGGCTTTGAACGGTGTCACGGATGTTGTAAAGGTTTTTAGTAAAGAGGCTCACGAAATTTTAGCCTCTACGAAAGCCGAAGTGGTAGACCTTGATCCATTTGGTACGCCTGCACCCTTCATACACCCCGCTTTAAGAGCGGTCAGGCATGGAGGACTCCTGTGCGCTACTGCCACGGATTTGCCCCCGCTTTTAGGGATTTATCCCTCGGCCTGTATAAGAAAGTACTTTTCGAAAGCACTAGAGGCTGAGTTCTCTCGAGAGCAGGCCGTGAGAGTGCTGCTCTACTTTATTGCCCGCGAAGCGGCAAAGCTTGGGCGGGTTATAAGGCCTTTTTACTCCTATTATCTCGACCACCACATTAGAGTCTGCGTGATCGTTGAGAAGAAGGAGAGAAGCGGTTTCCTGGAGGAAAACTTGGGCTTTATCCTCTATAACCCTAAGACTCTCGAGCGTCGGCTCGTAGTTCTGTCACAAGCCTCCGAAATGTGCGGTGGACGTCTGGCAGGCGGTGGGTGGGTAGTTGGAGGCCCCGTGTGGATCGGAGAACTGTGGGATTCGGAAGCCTCCCAGGAGATCTCCCGGGAATACATGGCTCGTCAAGCTGAGCTGAACCTTTGCAGGAAAGGATTATCCGTAGCTACAAAGATAGACCAGGAGCGGGATAAGCCTCCACTGTACTACACTACCGAGAATGTCGCCTCGACTTATAAGCTGGCTGAGGAGCGCTCAGCTCGACAGCTGGTCGAACAACTAGCACTGAAAGGGTACCCCTCCTCTCTAACTCACTTCGACGAAAAGGGCTTTAGAACCACAGCGAATGTAGCTGACATACTCGAGGCATGGCAAGCTCGATAG
- a CDS encoding helix-turn-helix domain-containing protein, whose protein sequence is MEEQRVHLRLPKREYCLDSIVILGNERVIITKEVNDASTISPSTAGVLKSMANFLDALPIVLAERIDNEKLEENIVYSRHNLPVLSQDTFKSMVSGAEIPLIYLSHGGIYVKIKGSKLREMREKRGISRGELARMVGVTSRTIINYEEGRSDVSLDVALKLEEMFGDEIFEKASADSLKEIFNDKIKAPRMEPRDALLRSLFRELREHGFIDFLFNKAPFDAGVKYVRESTQVKVAIKKDPTSEEVDIARMVSESTKTRLIVVSAGERDDAPGESLMFVYSKSPDKIRDVILGFLRKTASGAPAPS, encoded by the coding sequence ATGGAGGAACAGAGAGTCCACCTTAGATTGCCAAAACGGGAATACTGCTTAGATAGTATAGTGATTCTGGGAAACGAGAGGGTGATTATAACCAAGGAGGTCAACGACGCCTCGACGATCTCACCGAGCACTGCAGGTGTTCTGAAAAGCATGGCAAACTTTTTAGATGCTCTTCCGATCGTGTTGGCGGAAAGGATCGATAACGAAAAGCTTGAGGAAAACATAGTTTATTCACGCCACAACCTTCCCGTTTTGAGTCAAGACACGTTTAAATCGATGGTTTCTGGAGCTGAAATCCCATTGATCTACCTTTCTCACGGAGGCATCTATGTGAAAATTAAAGGATCAAAACTTAGGGAGATGCGCGAGAAAAGGGGGATTAGTCGTGGTGAACTGGCGAGAATGGTCGGAGTTACAAGCAGGACCATAATTAACTACGAGGAAGGCCGAAGCGACGTTAGCCTAGATGTGGCGCTAAAACTTGAGGAGATGTTCGGCGACGAGATCTTTGAGAAAGCCTCAGCGGACTCCTTGAAGGAAATCTTCAACGACAAGATTAAGGCACCTAGGATGGAGCCGAGAGATGCCTTATTGCGCTCTCTCTTCAGAGAGCTCAGAGAGCACGGTTTTATCGATTTCCTATTCAACAAGGCTCCATTCGACGCTGGGGTTAAGTACGTTAGAGAAAGTACGCAGGTTAAGGTTGCGATAAAGAAGGATCCAACGTCAGAAGAAGTGGATATTGCCCGCATGGTGTCGGAGAGCACGAAAACTAGGCTCATAGTGGTGTCAGCCGGCGAACGGGACGATGCCCCTGGTGAGAGCCTAATGTTCGTGTATTCGAAGAGCCCGGATAAGATAAGGGATGTTATCCTGGGTTTTCTGAGAAAAACCGCGTCTGGCGCACCTGCTCCCTCGTAG
- the psmB gene encoding archaeal proteasome endopeptidase complex subunit beta encodes MPDAAKRALGAQRSPKRGFPVPFSLHLQNVADPVPETFDTLIAYFLLVNKVVQTSAVEVLPGTTVGVRVADGVVLAAEKRVSYGLYLMSKSGKKVYRILDRMGLASAGLMADMQTLARIVEAEMRIYELDAGIAPSVWTAAKLLSYVLYERRLFPYYAELIVGGIDETGSHLYSLDPIGAIIEDDYVALGSGTQLAISIIESNYSSSMSVEDAEKLAIRAVEAAMKRDAASGDGIDVLTISSKGTSEKSLAWPLH; translated from the coding sequence GTGCCGGATGCAGCCAAGAGGGCTTTAGGGGCTCAGCGAAGCCCGAAACGGGGCTTTCCAGTTCCTTTTTCCTTGCACCTTCAAAATGTTGCGGACCCAGTGCCTGAGACTTTCGACACGCTTATAGCTTACTTTTTGCTTGTGAACAAGGTGGTTCAAACGTCTGCTGTTGAAGTCTTACCTGGAACGACGGTGGGTGTTAGAGTAGCTGATGGAGTTGTGTTAGCGGCAGAAAAGAGAGTCTCCTATGGATTGTACTTGATGAGCAAGTCTGGGAAAAAGGTGTACAGAATACTTGACAGAATGGGACTTGCAAGCGCAGGTTTAATGGCCGACATGCAGACTCTTGCAAGGATCGTTGAAGCCGAGATGAGGATCTACGAGCTAGACGCAGGTATAGCCCCTAGCGTGTGGACAGCCGCCAAACTGCTCTCCTACGTCCTCTATGAAAGGAGACTCTTCCCTTACTACGCAGAACTGATCGTTGGAGGAATAGACGAGACAGGATCACACCTGTACTCCCTAGACCCAATCGGAGCGATCATTGAGGATGATTATGTGGCTCTCGGATCTGGAACACAGTTGGCTATAAGCATCATTGAGAGTAACTACTCCAGTTCCATGTCGGTGGAAGACGCAGAGAAGTTAGCCATAAGGGCGGTTGAGGCCGCGATGAAGCGTGATGCTGCAAGCGGGGATGGGATTGACGTCTTGACGATATCGAGTAAGGGGACGTCAGAGAAATCCCTAGCGTGGCCTTTGCACTAG
- a CDS encoding DNA-directed DNA polymerase, whose translation MASEEVFWILDVNYEVVGGIPEVRLWGVSESGERIVVIDRSFRPYFYVLPSQRKVTDDFLRRVLSSLSGVKTLSVEKVERKYYGTPVEAVKVVLADPRDVPRARELVPKAIGVEEVLEADIRFYMRYMIDTGVKPSSWHIVKVKELERSREWRVDRAYLAVEPPKPIDEQRLPNLKIYAFDIECYNKFGEPNPDRDPVILISRATREGVETFEADGNDDERLIREFANDLLSQDPDVIVGYNSNRFDWPYLLARAHRSRMRLDVSRGAGEPAQSVYGHYSIVGRANIDLYDYASEIPEVKVKTLENVADYLGVVKKSERILIDPLSIYEYWDDPSKRDLLRRYNRDDAVSTFKLAEVVLPFAVQLSSLVGLPLDQVFAASVGNRVEWHLIRQAFLYGELVPNVKERPEETYRGAIVLKPKPGVHENIAVLDFSSMYPNIMIKYNVSPDTFVPPGVDVHPDEVYTAPEVGHRFRKNPPGFYAKVLSSLLEARRQIRDQMKHLDPKSEMYRILDERQKAIKVVTNATYGYSGWSLARWYMREVAEATTAWGRELIKSALAYAQKIGLYVLYGDTDSLFVKYDRGKVEELIRFVEKELGFEIKIDKVYSKVFFTEAKKRYCGLLEDGRIDVVGLEAVRGDWAEISKEIQEKVIEIVLREGDPWKAVEYVRAIIRDLELGKIPISKLIIWKTLSKSLDEYEVDAPHVRAAKVMVSAGWKVGKGSKIGYVIVKGGERVSEKALPFFLVKSNSEVDVEYYVKRQIVPAALRILEYFGIKEEHFYTGKRQQTLFDFMG comes from the coding sequence ATGGCTAGTGAAGAGGTTTTCTGGATACTCGATGTGAACTACGAGGTTGTAGGAGGTATTCCAGAGGTTCGCCTTTGGGGGGTTTCCGAGAGCGGTGAGCGGATAGTCGTAATAGATCGCAGCTTCAGACCTTATTTCTACGTTCTCCCTTCCCAGAGAAAAGTGACAGACGATTTTTTGAGAAGAGTGCTTTCGAGCCTAAGTGGGGTTAAGACCCTTTCGGTTGAGAAGGTCGAGAGGAAATACTACGGAACACCTGTCGAGGCTGTCAAAGTTGTGCTGGCGGATCCTCGAGACGTGCCTAGAGCAAGAGAGCTCGTACCCAAGGCAATAGGCGTTGAAGAAGTCCTCGAGGCCGATATCAGGTTCTATATGCGTTACATGATCGACACCGGCGTTAAGCCTAGCTCGTGGCATATCGTTAAGGTTAAAGAGTTAGAGAGGAGCCGCGAGTGGAGAGTCGACAGGGCGTATCTCGCAGTTGAACCTCCGAAACCCATTGATGAACAGAGGCTCCCGAATCTTAAGATATACGCCTTCGACATTGAGTGCTACAATAAGTTTGGAGAGCCGAACCCAGACCGTGACCCCGTGATTTTAATCAGTAGAGCTACCCGCGAGGGAGTCGAAACCTTTGAGGCTGATGGAAATGATGACGAGAGGCTTATCCGCGAGTTTGCGAACGACCTCCTCTCTCAAGACCCCGATGTTATTGTTGGCTATAACAGCAATCGCTTCGACTGGCCATACTTGCTTGCACGCGCGCACAGGTCGAGGATGAGGCTCGATGTGTCTCGAGGCGCTGGAGAGCCCGCCCAGAGTGTATATGGTCACTACAGCATTGTTGGAAGGGCAAACATAGATCTGTACGACTACGCAAGCGAGATCCCCGAGGTAAAGGTCAAGACCTTAGAAAACGTGGCCGACTACCTTGGAGTCGTTAAGAAGAGTGAGCGCATTCTAATAGATCCACTATCGATTTACGAATACTGGGATGATCCATCAAAGAGAGACTTGCTGAGGCGTTACAACCGCGACGACGCTGTTAGCACGTTTAAGCTCGCTGAGGTTGTTCTACCCTTCGCGGTGCAGTTATCGAGCTTGGTCGGGCTTCCTCTCGACCAAGTGTTCGCCGCATCTGTTGGTAATCGGGTAGAGTGGCACCTAATCCGTCAGGCCTTCCTTTACGGAGAGCTTGTTCCCAATGTTAAGGAGCGCCCCGAGGAAACGTACCGGGGAGCCATAGTCTTGAAGCCGAAGCCGGGCGTACACGAGAATATAGCGGTGCTCGACTTCTCTTCAATGTACCCGAACATAATGATAAAGTACAATGTGTCCCCTGACACGTTCGTGCCTCCGGGAGTTGATGTTCACCCCGACGAGGTTTACACAGCCCCCGAGGTTGGCCACAGGTTCAGGAAAAACCCACCAGGCTTCTACGCAAAAGTGCTATCAAGCCTACTTGAAGCAAGGCGTCAAATAAGGGATCAGATGAAGCACTTGGACCCAAAAAGCGAGATGTACAGGATTTTGGACGAAAGGCAAAAGGCGATAAAGGTAGTGACCAACGCTACATATGGGTATAGCGGTTGGAGCCTAGCTAGGTGGTATATGCGCGAGGTCGCAGAGGCAACAACGGCCTGGGGCCGCGAGCTAATTAAGAGCGCACTCGCCTACGCTCAGAAGATAGGCCTTTACGTGCTTTACGGAGATACCGACAGCCTGTTCGTCAAATACGACCGGGGTAAAGTAGAAGAGCTCATAAGGTTTGTTGAAAAGGAGCTAGGGTTCGAAATAAAGATCGACAAAGTTTACTCGAAAGTTTTCTTCACGGAGGCGAAAAAGCGGTACTGCGGTCTACTAGAAGACGGAAGAATAGACGTGGTCGGGTTGGAGGCGGTGCGCGGTGACTGGGCGGAAATATCTAAGGAAATACAGGAAAAAGTCATTGAGATCGTGTTACGCGAAGGGGATCCGTGGAAGGCCGTTGAGTACGTGCGAGCGATCATAAGGGATCTCGAGTTGGGCAAGATACCTATCTCGAAGCTAATCATATGGAAGACACTTTCAAAAAGTCTCGACGAGTACGAGGTGGACGCCCCGCACGTTAGAGCGGCTAAAGTGATGGTGAGCGCCGGTTGGAAAGTCGGTAAGGGATCGAAGATCGGCTATGTCATAGTAAAGGGAGGGGAACGGGTCTCGGAGAAAGCCCTACCGTTTTTCCTCGTTAAAAGCAACTCGGAGGTGGATGTAGAGTACTACGTTAAAAGGCAGATCGTGCCAGCCGCGCTACGAATCCTAGAGTACTTCGGGATAAAAGAAGAGCACTTCTACACGGGCAAAAGGCAGCAGACTTTGTTCGATTTCATGGGCTAG